The following coding sequences lie in one Drosophila sulfurigaster albostrigata strain 15112-1811.04 chromosome 2R, ASM2355843v2, whole genome shotgun sequence genomic window:
- the LOC133836167 gene encoding protein phosphatase Slingshot isoform X3 — MALVTVQRSPSVAGSCSNSDGEAEDDEGNSNNKSERSECYFAGKGTALVLALKDIPQHAERRLSTDSTRSSNSTQSNNSDIQLHLQSMFYLLQREDTLKMAVKLESQRSNRTRYLVIASRSCCRTAASGERRTKIMRHNSVKTTSTATTTSGTSAQTPGTPVAQRQLSVDSHRTQQQQEEAAAKRLSSSNANRQSLKCDADGRGVGVGVGEGADNNKNTSGMEESCLLGIDCNERTTIGLVVPILADTTIHLDGDGGFSVAVYEKTHIFKPVSVQAMWSALQTLHKVSRKARENNFYPSGPSHDWLTSYESRIESDQSCLNEWNAMDALESRRPPSPDAIRNKPTAKEETESVIKMKLKAIMMSVDLDEVTSKYIRGRLEDILDMDLGEYKSFIDAEMLLILGQMDAPTKIFEHVYLGSEWNASNLEELQKNGVRHILNVTREIDNFFPGTFEYFNVRVYDDEKTNLLKYWDDTFRYISRAKAEGSKVLVHCKMGVSRSASVVIAYAMKAYKWEFQRALQHVKERRSCIKPNKNFLNQLETYSGMLDAMKNKEKLQRSKSETNLKSTKDARLLPGSEPTPLIQALNQAKSKSTIETGTEPEPEDSHHQHGHRGHQHRRSSAQKQRRMLRRSSSTSPKTQSAVEVTKQQSQSMENLTPERSVAEEPKNMRFPGSNGENYSVTQNQVLHIQKHTPLSVRTRVHDLEAHQEPPRRSLQTQLQQSAAQAPTGQTSQQPQQSQGTVWTSLSKLITQTSFTRRDSSSSEVFTSSNATPVEEREKRQRRKTQSWTESFGPSGGIILDAVPQQQSQVTSSAAVVRTRGPRQRELPSRHASWGSGDNRSSLPLRTSSCSYYDSNRNTTAIFEGEIQDLKRSSSSTCSTASNCNASETTAAASQLGTVKRTKQKLEENTGLKKRCQENELDELTSAAATAGEKKSANLFRSASSVGSTRQRQPMRCNSEELMHTSDIENKNTSADLVVVLRTQSQAVAEDQRISGNVQILKQNFEAKAAVVGGGASGGGTSNVVAATASTTTTTAAAAAAGNANATKKATHQSLPSSPVAQHVDHVLVDNVAASSSSASSSSASASASASASASANSSDSS, encoded by the exons atgGCGCTAGTGACAGTGCAGCGTTCGCCAAGTGTGGCGGGCTCATGCTCAAATTCG GATGGCGAGGCCGAAGACGATGAGGGtaatagcaataacaaaagcgaACGCAGCGAATGTTATTTTGCTGGCAAAGGCACCGCCTTGGTCCTGGCGCTTAAGGATATACCGCAGCATGCTGAGCGACGCCTCAGCACAGACTCCACGCGCTCCAGCAACAGCACGCAGAGCAACAACTCGGACATTCAGCTGCATCTGCAGTCCATGTTCTATTTGCTGCAACGCGAGGACACCTTGAAAATG GCTGTTAAACTGGAGTCGCAGCGTTCGAATCGAACGCGTTATCTTGTGATTGCCTCGCGTAGCTGTTGCCGCACGGCGGCTTCCGGCGAGCGACGCACCAAAATCATGCGTCACAATTCGGTCAAGAcaacgtcgacagcgacgacgacgagtggCACATCAGCACAGACTCCTGGTACACCTGTTGCACAACGCCAGCTATCCGTGGATAGTCACagaacacagcagcagcaggaggaggCAGCAGCGAAGCGTCTGTCGTCGAGCAATGCCAATCGTCAAAGCCTAAAATGTGATGCAGATGGTCGAGGAGtaggagttggagttggagagGGTGCCGATAACAACAAGAATACCTCAGGCATGGAGGAGTCATGTCTGCTGGGCATTGACTGCAACGAGCGCACCACCATTGGCCTGGTTGTGCCCATACTCGCTGATACCACCATTCACCTGGACGGTGACGG CGGCTTTAGCGTCGCCGTCTACGAGAAGACCCACATATTTAAGCCCGTATCGGTGCAAGCGATGTG GTCGGCGCTGCAAACGCTGCACAAAGTGTCTCGAAAGGCTCGTGAAAACAATTTCTATCCCAGCGGACCGTCGCACGATTGGTTAACCAGCTACGAAAGTCGCATAGAGTCCGATCAGTCGTGTTTAAACGAATGGAATGCCATGGATGCGCTCGAGAGTCGTCGCCCCCCCTCACCAGATGCCATAAGAAACAA gCCAACCGCCAAGGAGGAAACTGAAAGTGTCATTAAAATGAAGCTCAAAGCTATCATGATGTCGGTGGACTTGGATGAGGTCACCTCCAAGTATATACGAGGACGCCTCGAGGATATTTTGGACATGGATCTGGGCGAGTACAAGTCATTTATCGATGCCGAAATGCTGTTGATATTGGGTCAAATGGATGCGCCAACCAAAATATTTGAGCACGTCTATTTGGGTTCGGAATGGAATGCCAGTAATCTGGAGGAGTTGCAAAAGAATGG TGTGCGACACATTCTGAATGTAACGCGAGAGATTGATAACTTCTTTCCCGGCACTTTCGAGTACTTCAATGTGCGTGTCTATGACGATGAGAAGACTAATCTGCTCAAGTATTGGGACGACACATTTCGCTATATATCGCGTGCCAAGGCCGAAGGTTCCAAGGTGCTGGTGCATTGCAAGATGGGCGTAAGTCGCTCGGCTTCAGTGGTTATTGCCTATGCAATGAAGGCCTACAAATGGGAGTTTCAACGTGCGTTGCAGCATGTGAAGGAGCGTCGCAGTTGCATTAAGCCGAACAAGAACTTTCTTAATCAATTGGAGACGTACAGCGGCATGCTGGATGCCATGAAGAACAAGGAGAAGCTGCAGCGCAGCAAGAGTGAGACGAATTTGAAGAGCACAAAGGATGCACGCCTGCTGCCGGGCAGCGAACCAACGCCATTGATTCAAGCACTCAATCAGGCCAAATCCAAGTCGACCATTGAGACGGGAACAGAACCAGAGCCAGAGGATAGCCATCACCAGCATGGCCATCGCGGCCATCAGCATCGCAGGAGCAGCGCACAAAAACAGCGACGCATGTTGCGACGCTCGAGCAGCACATCGCCGAAGACCCAAAGTGCCGTTGAGGTGACCAAACAGCAAAGCCAGTCCATGGAGAATTTAACACCCGAACGCAGCGTGGCCGAGGAGCCAAAAAACATGCGATTCCCGGGCAGCAATGGTGAGAACTATAGCGTCACTCAGAATCAGGTGCTGCACATTCAGAAGCACACACCGCTGTCGGTACGTACGCGTGTCCATGATCTCGAGGCCCATCAGGAGCCGCCGCGTCGCAGTCTGCAGACGCAGCTGCAACAATCTGCGGCTCAGGCGCCAACAGGACAAACATCGCAGCAACCCCAGCAATCGCAAGGTACCGTCTGGACATCGCTGTCCAAGCTGATAACACAAACATCGTTTACACGACGCGATTCCAGCTCATCGGAGGTGTTCACCAGCAGCAATGCGACGCCAGTGGAGGAGCGAGAGAAACGTCAGCGTCGCAAAACACAATCGTGGACGGAATCGTTTGGTCCCAGCGGTGGCATTATACTCGATGCGGTGCCCCAACAGCAATCCCAAGTCACGTCCAGCGCTGCTGTGGTGCGCACTCGAGGACCGCGTCAGAGGGAGTTGCCATCGCGTCATGCCAGCTGGGGATCGGGCGACAATCGCAGCAGTTTGCCGCTGCGGACGAGTTCCTGCAGCTATTACGATAGCAATCGCAATACAACCGCCATTTTCGAGGGTGAAATTCAGGATCTAAAgcgtagcagcagcagcacttgcaGCACAGCAAGCAATTGCAATGCCAGcgaaacaacagcagcagcatcgcaaCTGGGCACTGTGAAACGAACCAAGCAGAAGCTGGAAGAGAACACTGGGTTGAAGAAGCGTTGTCAGGAGAACGAGCTGGATGAGTTGACTTCAGCGGCGGCGACAGCTGGAGAGAAAAAGAGTGCCAATCTGTTTCGCAGTGCATCGTCGGTGGGCAGCACGCGACAGCGGCAACCGATGCGTTGCAACAGCGAGGAGCTGATGCACACCAGCGATATTGAGAACAAGAATACATCCGCCGATTTGGTGGTTGTGTTGCGCACACAAAGTCAGGCCGTGGCTGAGGATCAGCGTATATCGGGCAATGTGCAAATACTCAAGCAGAACTTTGAAGCCAAAGCAGCAGTGGTGGGCGGAGGAGCCAGCGGAGGCGGGACGAGCAACGTTGTAGCTGCAAcagcgtcaacaacaacaacaactgcagcagcagcggcagctggaAATGCGAATGCCACAAAGAAAGCGACACATCAATCACTGCCCTCATCGCCAGTGGCACAGCATGTGGATCATGTGTTGGTGGACAATGTGGCTGCCAGTTCGAGCAGTGCATCGTCGTCCAGTGCatcagcatcggcatcggcatcagcATCGGCATCAGCCAATTCATCCGACTCCAGC TAA
- the LOC133836167 gene encoding protein phosphatase Slingshot isoform X2 — protein MPQSDIIFCVERWDGEAEDDEGNSNNKSERSECYFAGKGTALVLALKDIPQHAERRLSTDSTRSSNSTQSNNSDIQLHLQSMFYLLQREDTLKMAVKLESQRSNRTRYLVIASRSCCRTAASGERRTKIMRHNSVKTTSTATTTSGTSAQTPGTPVAQRQLSVDSHRTQQQQEEAAAKRLSSSNANRQSLKCDADGRGVGVGVGEGADNNKNTSGMEESCLLGIDCNERTTIGLVVPILADTTIHLDGDGGFSVAVYEKTHIFKPVSVQAMWSALQTLHKVSRKARENNFYPSGPSHDWLTSYESRIESDQSCLNEWNAMDALESRRPPSPDAIRNKPTAKEETESVIKMKLKAIMMSVDLDEVTSKYIRGRLEDILDMDLGEYKSFIDAEMLLILGQMDAPTKIFEHVYLGSEWNASNLEELQKNGVRHILNVTREIDNFFPGTFEYFNVRVYDDEKTNLLKYWDDTFRYISRAKAEGSKVLVHCKMGVSRSASVVIAYAMKAYKWEFQRALQHVKERRSCIKPNKNFLNQLETYSGMLDAMKNKEKLQRSKSETNLKSTKDARLLPGSEPTPLIQALNQAKSKSTIETGTEPEPEDSHHQHGHRGHQHRRSSAQKQRRMLRRSSSTSPKTQSAVEVTKQQSQSMENLTPERSVAEEPKNMRFPGSNGENYSVTQNQVLHIQKHTPLSVRTRVHDLEAHQEPPRRSLQTQLQQSAAQAPTGQTSQQPQQSQGTVWTSLSKLITQTSFTRRDSSSSEVFTSSNATPVEEREKRQRRKTQSWTESFGPSGGIILDAVPQQQSQVTSSAAVVRTRGPRQRELPSRHASWGSGDNRSSLPLRTSSCSYYDSNRNTTAIFEGEIQDLKRSSSSTCSTASNCNASETTAAASQLGTVKRTKQKLEENTGLKKRCQENELDELTSAAATAGEKKSANLFRSASSVGSTRQRQPMRCNSEELMHTSDIENKNTSADLVVVLRTQSQAVAEDQRISGNVQILKQNFEAKAAVVGGGASGGGTSNVVAATASTTTTTAAAAAAGNANATKKATHQSLPSSPVAQHVDHVLVDNVAASSSSASSSSASASASASASASANSSDSSVSETCDRNVKGLVHKYQTTSRSNNQAAVATTLPSPPTTATITAASSTTIATAAAATTASNSNSNMLSFRPRPRSYYDRSLSNRAHDYSENRPPPAPARHNLNQQQQQHHHQHQQQQHNNAMEQQQQQVQHRRLAQHGKTHPLTRLSLPKQSFNTAAYNTILYRMIATFRYSWSEYKK, from the exons ATGCCACAATcagatattatattttgtgtagAGCGCTGG GATGGCGAGGCCGAAGACGATGAGGGtaatagcaataacaaaagcgaACGCAGCGAATGTTATTTTGCTGGCAAAGGCACCGCCTTGGTCCTGGCGCTTAAGGATATACCGCAGCATGCTGAGCGACGCCTCAGCACAGACTCCACGCGCTCCAGCAACAGCACGCAGAGCAACAACTCGGACATTCAGCTGCATCTGCAGTCCATGTTCTATTTGCTGCAACGCGAGGACACCTTGAAAATG GCTGTTAAACTGGAGTCGCAGCGTTCGAATCGAACGCGTTATCTTGTGATTGCCTCGCGTAGCTGTTGCCGCACGGCGGCTTCCGGCGAGCGACGCACCAAAATCATGCGTCACAATTCGGTCAAGAcaacgtcgacagcgacgacgacgagtggCACATCAGCACAGACTCCTGGTACACCTGTTGCACAACGCCAGCTATCCGTGGATAGTCACagaacacagcagcagcaggaggaggCAGCAGCGAAGCGTCTGTCGTCGAGCAATGCCAATCGTCAAAGCCTAAAATGTGATGCAGATGGTCGAGGAGtaggagttggagttggagagGGTGCCGATAACAACAAGAATACCTCAGGCATGGAGGAGTCATGTCTGCTGGGCATTGACTGCAACGAGCGCACCACCATTGGCCTGGTTGTGCCCATACTCGCTGATACCACCATTCACCTGGACGGTGACGG CGGCTTTAGCGTCGCCGTCTACGAGAAGACCCACATATTTAAGCCCGTATCGGTGCAAGCGATGTG GTCGGCGCTGCAAACGCTGCACAAAGTGTCTCGAAAGGCTCGTGAAAACAATTTCTATCCCAGCGGACCGTCGCACGATTGGTTAACCAGCTACGAAAGTCGCATAGAGTCCGATCAGTCGTGTTTAAACGAATGGAATGCCATGGATGCGCTCGAGAGTCGTCGCCCCCCCTCACCAGATGCCATAAGAAACAA gCCAACCGCCAAGGAGGAAACTGAAAGTGTCATTAAAATGAAGCTCAAAGCTATCATGATGTCGGTGGACTTGGATGAGGTCACCTCCAAGTATATACGAGGACGCCTCGAGGATATTTTGGACATGGATCTGGGCGAGTACAAGTCATTTATCGATGCCGAAATGCTGTTGATATTGGGTCAAATGGATGCGCCAACCAAAATATTTGAGCACGTCTATTTGGGTTCGGAATGGAATGCCAGTAATCTGGAGGAGTTGCAAAAGAATGG TGTGCGACACATTCTGAATGTAACGCGAGAGATTGATAACTTCTTTCCCGGCACTTTCGAGTACTTCAATGTGCGTGTCTATGACGATGAGAAGACTAATCTGCTCAAGTATTGGGACGACACATTTCGCTATATATCGCGTGCCAAGGCCGAAGGTTCCAAGGTGCTGGTGCATTGCAAGATGGGCGTAAGTCGCTCGGCTTCAGTGGTTATTGCCTATGCAATGAAGGCCTACAAATGGGAGTTTCAACGTGCGTTGCAGCATGTGAAGGAGCGTCGCAGTTGCATTAAGCCGAACAAGAACTTTCTTAATCAATTGGAGACGTACAGCGGCATGCTGGATGCCATGAAGAACAAGGAGAAGCTGCAGCGCAGCAAGAGTGAGACGAATTTGAAGAGCACAAAGGATGCACGCCTGCTGCCGGGCAGCGAACCAACGCCATTGATTCAAGCACTCAATCAGGCCAAATCCAAGTCGACCATTGAGACGGGAACAGAACCAGAGCCAGAGGATAGCCATCACCAGCATGGCCATCGCGGCCATCAGCATCGCAGGAGCAGCGCACAAAAACAGCGACGCATGTTGCGACGCTCGAGCAGCACATCGCCGAAGACCCAAAGTGCCGTTGAGGTGACCAAACAGCAAAGCCAGTCCATGGAGAATTTAACACCCGAACGCAGCGTGGCCGAGGAGCCAAAAAACATGCGATTCCCGGGCAGCAATGGTGAGAACTATAGCGTCACTCAGAATCAGGTGCTGCACATTCAGAAGCACACACCGCTGTCGGTACGTACGCGTGTCCATGATCTCGAGGCCCATCAGGAGCCGCCGCGTCGCAGTCTGCAGACGCAGCTGCAACAATCTGCGGCTCAGGCGCCAACAGGACAAACATCGCAGCAACCCCAGCAATCGCAAGGTACCGTCTGGACATCGCTGTCCAAGCTGATAACACAAACATCGTTTACACGACGCGATTCCAGCTCATCGGAGGTGTTCACCAGCAGCAATGCGACGCCAGTGGAGGAGCGAGAGAAACGTCAGCGTCGCAAAACACAATCGTGGACGGAATCGTTTGGTCCCAGCGGTGGCATTATACTCGATGCGGTGCCCCAACAGCAATCCCAAGTCACGTCCAGCGCTGCTGTGGTGCGCACTCGAGGACCGCGTCAGAGGGAGTTGCCATCGCGTCATGCCAGCTGGGGATCGGGCGACAATCGCAGCAGTTTGCCGCTGCGGACGAGTTCCTGCAGCTATTACGATAGCAATCGCAATACAACCGCCATTTTCGAGGGTGAAATTCAGGATCTAAAgcgtagcagcagcagcacttgcaGCACAGCAAGCAATTGCAATGCCAGcgaaacaacagcagcagcatcgcaaCTGGGCACTGTGAAACGAACCAAGCAGAAGCTGGAAGAGAACACTGGGTTGAAGAAGCGTTGTCAGGAGAACGAGCTGGATGAGTTGACTTCAGCGGCGGCGACAGCTGGAGAGAAAAAGAGTGCCAATCTGTTTCGCAGTGCATCGTCGGTGGGCAGCACGCGACAGCGGCAACCGATGCGTTGCAACAGCGAGGAGCTGATGCACACCAGCGATATTGAGAACAAGAATACATCCGCCGATTTGGTGGTTGTGTTGCGCACACAAAGTCAGGCCGTGGCTGAGGATCAGCGTATATCGGGCAATGTGCAAATACTCAAGCAGAACTTTGAAGCCAAAGCAGCAGTGGTGGGCGGAGGAGCCAGCGGAGGCGGGACGAGCAACGTTGTAGCTGCAAcagcgtcaacaacaacaacaactgcagcagcagcggcagctggaAATGCGAATGCCACAAAGAAAGCGACACATCAATCACTGCCCTCATCGCCAGTGGCACAGCATGTGGATCATGTGTTGGTGGACAATGTGGCTGCCAGTTCGAGCAGTGCATCGTCGTCCAGTGCatcagcatcggcatcggcatcagcATCGGCATCAGCCAATTCATCCGACTCCAGCGTAAGCGAAACTTGTGATCGTAATGTAAAAGGTCTAGTGCATAAATATCAAACCACTTCTCGTAGTAACAATCAAGCTGCTGTCGCCACAACACTGCCGTCGCCACCCACCACCGCAACGATCACCGCcgcatcatcaacaacaatagcaacagcagcagcagcaacaacagccagcaACAGTAATAGCAATATGCTTAGCTTTAGGCCACGCCCGCGCTCCTATTACGATCGATCGCTGTCGAATCGAGCTCACGATTACAGCGAGAATCGACCACCGCCCGCTCCTGCCCGTCACAATCtgaatcagcagcagcaacagcatcatcatcaacatcaacagcagcaacataacaACGCcatggagcaacagcagcaacaagtgcAGCATCGTCGTCTAGCGCAGCATGGAAAAACGCATCCACTCACTAGGCTAAGTTTACCAAAGCAAAGCTTCAACACCGCTGCATACAATACCAT CCTTTACCGCATGATAGCGACGTTTCGTTATTCCTGGTCCGAGTACAAGAAGTGA
- the LOC133836167 gene encoding protein phosphatase Slingshot isoform X1 yields MALVTVQRSPSVAGSCSNSDGEAEDDEGNSNNKSERSECYFAGKGTALVLALKDIPQHAERRLSTDSTRSSNSTQSNNSDIQLHLQSMFYLLQREDTLKMAVKLESQRSNRTRYLVIASRSCCRTAASGERRTKIMRHNSVKTTSTATTTSGTSAQTPGTPVAQRQLSVDSHRTQQQQEEAAAKRLSSSNANRQSLKCDADGRGVGVGVGEGADNNKNTSGMEESCLLGIDCNERTTIGLVVPILADTTIHLDGDGGFSVAVYEKTHIFKPVSVQAMWSALQTLHKVSRKARENNFYPSGPSHDWLTSYESRIESDQSCLNEWNAMDALESRRPPSPDAIRNKPTAKEETESVIKMKLKAIMMSVDLDEVTSKYIRGRLEDILDMDLGEYKSFIDAEMLLILGQMDAPTKIFEHVYLGSEWNASNLEELQKNGVRHILNVTREIDNFFPGTFEYFNVRVYDDEKTNLLKYWDDTFRYISRAKAEGSKVLVHCKMGVSRSASVVIAYAMKAYKWEFQRALQHVKERRSCIKPNKNFLNQLETYSGMLDAMKNKEKLQRSKSETNLKSTKDARLLPGSEPTPLIQALNQAKSKSTIETGTEPEPEDSHHQHGHRGHQHRRSSAQKQRRMLRRSSSTSPKTQSAVEVTKQQSQSMENLTPERSVAEEPKNMRFPGSNGENYSVTQNQVLHIQKHTPLSVRTRVHDLEAHQEPPRRSLQTQLQQSAAQAPTGQTSQQPQQSQGTVWTSLSKLITQTSFTRRDSSSSEVFTSSNATPVEEREKRQRRKTQSWTESFGPSGGIILDAVPQQQSQVTSSAAVVRTRGPRQRELPSRHASWGSGDNRSSLPLRTSSCSYYDSNRNTTAIFEGEIQDLKRSSSSTCSTASNCNASETTAAASQLGTVKRTKQKLEENTGLKKRCQENELDELTSAAATAGEKKSANLFRSASSVGSTRQRQPMRCNSEELMHTSDIENKNTSADLVVVLRTQSQAVAEDQRISGNVQILKQNFEAKAAVVGGGASGGGTSNVVAATASTTTTTAAAAAAGNANATKKATHQSLPSSPVAQHVDHVLVDNVAASSSSASSSSASASASASASASANSSDSSVSETCDRNVKGLVHKYQTTSRSNNQAAVATTLPSPPTTATITAASSTTIATAAAATTASNSNSNMLSFRPRPRSYYDRSLSNRAHDYSENRPPPAPARHNLNQQQQQHHHQHQQQQHNNAMEQQQQQVQHRRLAQHGKTHPLTRLSLPKQSFNTAAYNTILYRMIATFRYSWSEYKK; encoded by the exons atgGCGCTAGTGACAGTGCAGCGTTCGCCAAGTGTGGCGGGCTCATGCTCAAATTCG GATGGCGAGGCCGAAGACGATGAGGGtaatagcaataacaaaagcgaACGCAGCGAATGTTATTTTGCTGGCAAAGGCACCGCCTTGGTCCTGGCGCTTAAGGATATACCGCAGCATGCTGAGCGACGCCTCAGCACAGACTCCACGCGCTCCAGCAACAGCACGCAGAGCAACAACTCGGACATTCAGCTGCATCTGCAGTCCATGTTCTATTTGCTGCAACGCGAGGACACCTTGAAAATG GCTGTTAAACTGGAGTCGCAGCGTTCGAATCGAACGCGTTATCTTGTGATTGCCTCGCGTAGCTGTTGCCGCACGGCGGCTTCCGGCGAGCGACGCACCAAAATCATGCGTCACAATTCGGTCAAGAcaacgtcgacagcgacgacgacgagtggCACATCAGCACAGACTCCTGGTACACCTGTTGCACAACGCCAGCTATCCGTGGATAGTCACagaacacagcagcagcaggaggaggCAGCAGCGAAGCGTCTGTCGTCGAGCAATGCCAATCGTCAAAGCCTAAAATGTGATGCAGATGGTCGAGGAGtaggagttggagttggagagGGTGCCGATAACAACAAGAATACCTCAGGCATGGAGGAGTCATGTCTGCTGGGCATTGACTGCAACGAGCGCACCACCATTGGCCTGGTTGTGCCCATACTCGCTGATACCACCATTCACCTGGACGGTGACGG CGGCTTTAGCGTCGCCGTCTACGAGAAGACCCACATATTTAAGCCCGTATCGGTGCAAGCGATGTG GTCGGCGCTGCAAACGCTGCACAAAGTGTCTCGAAAGGCTCGTGAAAACAATTTCTATCCCAGCGGACCGTCGCACGATTGGTTAACCAGCTACGAAAGTCGCATAGAGTCCGATCAGTCGTGTTTAAACGAATGGAATGCCATGGATGCGCTCGAGAGTCGTCGCCCCCCCTCACCAGATGCCATAAGAAACAA gCCAACCGCCAAGGAGGAAACTGAAAGTGTCATTAAAATGAAGCTCAAAGCTATCATGATGTCGGTGGACTTGGATGAGGTCACCTCCAAGTATATACGAGGACGCCTCGAGGATATTTTGGACATGGATCTGGGCGAGTACAAGTCATTTATCGATGCCGAAATGCTGTTGATATTGGGTCAAATGGATGCGCCAACCAAAATATTTGAGCACGTCTATTTGGGTTCGGAATGGAATGCCAGTAATCTGGAGGAGTTGCAAAAGAATGG TGTGCGACACATTCTGAATGTAACGCGAGAGATTGATAACTTCTTTCCCGGCACTTTCGAGTACTTCAATGTGCGTGTCTATGACGATGAGAAGACTAATCTGCTCAAGTATTGGGACGACACATTTCGCTATATATCGCGTGCCAAGGCCGAAGGTTCCAAGGTGCTGGTGCATTGCAAGATGGGCGTAAGTCGCTCGGCTTCAGTGGTTATTGCCTATGCAATGAAGGCCTACAAATGGGAGTTTCAACGTGCGTTGCAGCATGTGAAGGAGCGTCGCAGTTGCATTAAGCCGAACAAGAACTTTCTTAATCAATTGGAGACGTACAGCGGCATGCTGGATGCCATGAAGAACAAGGAGAAGCTGCAGCGCAGCAAGAGTGAGACGAATTTGAAGAGCACAAAGGATGCACGCCTGCTGCCGGGCAGCGAACCAACGCCATTGATTCAAGCACTCAATCAGGCCAAATCCAAGTCGACCATTGAGACGGGAACAGAACCAGAGCCAGAGGATAGCCATCACCAGCATGGCCATCGCGGCCATCAGCATCGCAGGAGCAGCGCACAAAAACAGCGACGCATGTTGCGACGCTCGAGCAGCACATCGCCGAAGACCCAAAGTGCCGTTGAGGTGACCAAACAGCAAAGCCAGTCCATGGAGAATTTAACACCCGAACGCAGCGTGGCCGAGGAGCCAAAAAACATGCGATTCCCGGGCAGCAATGGTGAGAACTATAGCGTCACTCAGAATCAGGTGCTGCACATTCAGAAGCACACACCGCTGTCGGTACGTACGCGTGTCCATGATCTCGAGGCCCATCAGGAGCCGCCGCGTCGCAGTCTGCAGACGCAGCTGCAACAATCTGCGGCTCAGGCGCCAACAGGACAAACATCGCAGCAACCCCAGCAATCGCAAGGTACCGTCTGGACATCGCTGTCCAAGCTGATAACACAAACATCGTTTACACGACGCGATTCCAGCTCATCGGAGGTGTTCACCAGCAGCAATGCGACGCCAGTGGAGGAGCGAGAGAAACGTCAGCGTCGCAAAACACAATCGTGGACGGAATCGTTTGGTCCCAGCGGTGGCATTATACTCGATGCGGTGCCCCAACAGCAATCCCAAGTCACGTCCAGCGCTGCTGTGGTGCGCACTCGAGGACCGCGTCAGAGGGAGTTGCCATCGCGTCATGCCAGCTGGGGATCGGGCGACAATCGCAGCAGTTTGCCGCTGCGGACGAGTTCCTGCAGCTATTACGATAGCAATCGCAATACAACCGCCATTTTCGAGGGTGAAATTCAGGATCTAAAgcgtagcagcagcagcacttgcaGCACAGCAAGCAATTGCAATGCCAGcgaaacaacagcagcagcatcgcaaCTGGGCACTGTGAAACGAACCAAGCAGAAGCTGGAAGAGAACACTGGGTTGAAGAAGCGTTGTCAGGAGAACGAGCTGGATGAGTTGACTTCAGCGGCGGCGACAGCTGGAGAGAAAAAGAGTGCCAATCTGTTTCGCAGTGCATCGTCGGTGGGCAGCACGCGACAGCGGCAACCGATGCGTTGCAACAGCGAGGAGCTGATGCACACCAGCGATATTGAGAACAAGAATACATCCGCCGATTTGGTGGTTGTGTTGCGCACACAAAGTCAGGCCGTGGCTGAGGATCAGCGTATATCGGGCAATGTGCAAATACTCAAGCAGAACTTTGAAGCCAAAGCAGCAGTGGTGGGCGGAGGAGCCAGCGGAGGCGGGACGAGCAACGTTGTAGCTGCAAcagcgtcaacaacaacaacaactgcagcagcagcggcagctggaAATGCGAATGCCACAAAGAAAGCGACACATCAATCACTGCCCTCATCGCCAGTGGCACAGCATGTGGATCATGTGTTGGTGGACAATGTGGCTGCCAGTTCGAGCAGTGCATCGTCGTCCAGTGCatcagcatcggcatcggcatcagcATCGGCATCAGCCAATTCATCCGACTCCAGCGTAAGCGAAACTTGTGATCGTAATGTAAAAGGTCTAGTGCATAAATATCAAACCACTTCTCGTAGTAACAATCAAGCTGCTGTCGCCACAACACTGCCGTCGCCACCCACCACCGCAACGATCACCGCcgcatcatcaacaacaatagcaacagcagcagcagcaacaacagccagcaACAGTAATAGCAATATGCTTAGCTTTAGGCCACGCCCGCGCTCCTATTACGATCGATCGCTGTCGAATCGAGCTCACGATTACAGCGAGAATCGACCACCGCCCGCTCCTGCCCGTCACAATCtgaatcagcagcagcaacagcatcatcatcaacatcaacagcagcaacataacaACGCcatggagcaacagcagcaacaagtgcAGCATCGTCGTCTAGCGCAGCATGGAAAAACGCATCCACTCACTAGGCTAAGTTTACCAAAGCAAAGCTTCAACACCGCTGCATACAATACCAT CCTTTACCGCATGATAGCGACGTTTCGTTATTCCTGGTCCGAGTACAAGAAGTGA